The nucleotide window GTTATAAAGAACGATGGTGTCCTGCAAAGAGCGAAACTGACTGCGGCCGATGCTGGCACTCAGGCCTAGGGTGAGCGTGCCGGCCCGGCCCACGGGCAGGGTGTGAGCCACGCCCAGGGAACCAAGAGTATAGCGTTGCCGGTACTTGCTTACCGGGTAAGGAGTGCCGGAGCAGCCGTAGTAAGGTGTTTCGTAGTACTGGGTGGAGCTGCCTGCCGAGCCGCCCAGGCTAATGGAGGTATAGGCGCGGCGCGGGGCCGCAACCGTTGAATCAGGAGGGGCTGGGACCTGGCTGGTGAGCAGCATGAACAGCGCGGCCAGCCCACCCCGCACCACAAGCTGGCCCCAACCACCGTTGGCGGAGAAAAGCAAAAAACAGGCTTCCAGGGCTACTACCGGTAGTAGGAGCGCCTGTACAACCAACTGCTCGGGCAAGGACAGCCACTGTTCGCCCAGTCCGGCCGTGAGGGCCAGCAGAGCCACTGCCCCGGCCAGGGTGCGGGCCGGTCGGCTGGCCGAAACTGGCTCCGCTGCTACCCCAGCCCGGGGGCGGCGTACCACCCAGGCCCAGAATCCAAGCAGACCCGCAGCTACGAGTAGCAGCGCCAGTTGCACCGGCTTCACCCCGTGCCAGCTGCCGGCTCCGATAACGTCGCCGAGCGGGGCGCGCCAGAATTCCAGGCCAAACCGGCCCGCGGCATACAGCCCCAGCATAAGTAGAAAACGGGTTCCGGCCGGCCACGACTGGCGACGCGTGCGGAAGAGTACCGCAGCAATGCCCAGACAGAGCAGTATTTGGTAGAGCTGACTCGGGTGCACCGCGGCGGAGTGCGCGGCGCCGACGGAAAGCAGGTCTTGTTCTACCTGGGACACAAAAGGCAACGTGCCCGGAGCGTACTGAACGGCCCACGGCAGATGGTCGGGGGCCGCCGTACCAAAGCAGCAGCCAGTAAGCAGGCACCCCAGGCCTTGCACGGCCAGCCCGATTATAAAGGGAAGAGCAAAGGCATCGAATACACCGCGGCCAAAACCAAGCCAGCGCCGCAGCCCGGCCAGCCCGAGAGTGGCCCCGAGCAGGCCACCCAGCACCGAACGCTGCCCCTGGCTCTGACTAAGTCCGTGCTGCCACAGCTGCTGCCAGTCGGCCCCGGAGAGGGTGACGAGCTTGGTGCCCAGAATCAACAGCAGCGAAGAGCCGGCTACCACCAGCAGCCAGGGCCGCAGCGGATACTGGCGGCGCTGGCCTTCCCAGAGCAGCAGCGCCCCGGCCACCCCAAAGCCGAGCAGATAGAATACGGAATAATAATCGTGCGCCAGGGGGGAGGGCAGCAGAATAGTCGCGAGTACAGCAGGGTTCATAGCAATAGGGCAGAGGAAACAGGCAAGTAAGAATTAGCGGGCCCGTTCAGGGAGCTGATAGCGGGCCTGGAGCCGAAACTGGTGCACGTTGTCGAAGTTGCTGGCAAAGTGGGGCTCCAGCAGCCAGTTGGGACTTACCCAGAGCTGGGCCTGCACCACCGGAATAAAGGAAGAGGTAGTGCGGGTCAGGATGCCCGCGTTAACTTCACTATTAACCAGCGCTGACCCCAGCATCAGACGCTGCCGCTTACTGCCGAAGCCTGAGCCCACGCCCACGATGCCGGTGCCATTACCCAGGCCGAGCATGTTGTGGCCGTAGCTCATATGCAGATAAAGTGCGGGTAGGATGCCTAATTCCAGCAGTACCTTTGGCCGGTATTTGCCCAGCTCCATTGGGCGGTACACAAAATCATAACCCAGGTCGCCCAGGTCGGCACCCAGGCCGAAGCGAATGTAGCGGGGCTGGCTGATTTCCAGGTAGGGACTAAGGGCGTAAAGCCGAGCCGTGGCGCCGGGCTCCACGGTAGCCCCGAAAAGCGGGTGTTGCCCACGGCTGCCTGCAGCTCCAGGGTGAGCAAACTTTTCTTCATAATCGGCCAGGTGCGGGCCACCCCGATAGAAGCCAGGCGGTAGCGTTGCTGATATTGCCCCTGCTCATATCCTGCCGGATTGGCATACGAGGAGAAACTGTAGTACTGCCGGGAGCTACCGACCATACCGCCTAAGATGAAAGTAGTAGTGGCCCGCCGCACAGTCGTTGTGCTAACGGAGTCGGGCGGGGCCGCCTGCGCGGGGCCGTAAAAGGCAGAGCCATAAACAGGCACAGGCAAAATTGGTGGTAGTAGCGCATCGGGTTGAATAAGGAATAGTAAGCGCCAGTGCTTACTGATGCTAACATAGCTGGTCCTGCATCCCTTGGCGCGACGAACTTTTTGAAACGCCGGACTTTATAAAATGACAGTATTGTTAGTTTACTATCTGTTTTATAGGGCTTTAATATTACTTCAGTTGACTTTAAAAGCAGGGTAAGTACGCTGAAAACAGACCAGGCACAAATCCTGAATAATACTTCCGGGGTAAGGAAAACTCAGACGGCTTAGGCCAGGATTCTCGCAGCCATCAGCAGTCCTTCACTTACCTGCAACGGGCACAGCCACAAGCGCCGCCGCTATTTCGGCCCGGAATTCGGTGGCTTATCCGGAGCCCGATCTGCTGCTGACCCGGTTGGCCCAGCGTCAGGAAGGTGCCAGCCTGCCACCGGGGCGTCAGCAGGGCCTGGGCCTCCACAAAGCCCGACCAGAGATTTACGCCCGCCGGCAACTCATAGCTTTTTGACCTGGCTGCGCCGACCCGTAATTCCCAGCGGCTGCCGCCAAAGCCCGTACCCAGGCCCAGCCGCTGCTGGGGGTTGCCGGTGCCGTAGCCCAGGTAGTTGTAGTCGGCTTGGGCATACAGCGTTTTGCGTGGGCCAATTCGCAACGACGACTGCACATCGAGCATGCTGATAGAGTCTCCAAAGGTTAGCCTATGATACCCCAGGGTGCCTACCAGCAGGCCTGCCCCAGGCCAAACCAGGGCCGGTCAATTTGGGCATAGGGGTTGATGCTGAGCAACAAGGTGCTTTTCCGCATGCCGGACCCTAGCAGCGGGTCACTGAACTGCGGCGTTTGGCGGTCAGTGCCCACGTGCAGCCGCATGCCCGTTGTTATTTCCGCTTTGTGCACCCGCCCGTCGGGGCCAGCGCCTGGCAGCAGGGTGCGCGACACATCCAGACTAGCCAGCCGGTAACGGTGCCGATACTCGAGCAGGGGAGTGCTGCCCCCGCAGCCCCCATCGGTGTTTTGCAGCCGCTCGAAGGAGCCCGCACTTACGCCCAAGCCCAGGGAGGTGTAAGACGGCCGAGCAGTGCCCGCCGAGTCGGCCGGCGCCTGGCTGCTGAGCACCAGCACCACGCCCACCAGCCCCAGCGGCAGCACCAGTCGCGCCGGGCGAATACCAGCCAGGGAATCAAGCAGAAACCGGCCGGCTTCCAGGGCCAGCACCGCTAGCAGCAGGGTTTTTATTACCAGCACTTCGGGTAACGTCAGGGCGCGGGGGCCCAGCCAGGCAGTGAGGGCCAGCATCAGGGCTACGGCCAGCAAATTGCGGACTGAGCGTTGGCCCGGGACCCGCTCGGGTTGCGGCTCTACGTTCCGGGCCCGGTACAGCAGCCACGCCCACCAGCCCAACGCCAGCGGAGTAAGCACCAGCAGTGTCCACTGCACCTGCTTGAGGGCCAGGCCGCCGTGCCAGCGCATAGCGGAACCGACCTGTTCGCCGGCCGGGTCGCGCCAGAACTCAATGAGGAAGCGCCCAATCAGCAGAAGCCCCAGGTGCAGCAGCCGGCGGCTGCCGCCGGGCCAGTTGCGGTGCCGGGTCAGCAGCAAAATGGCGCCCACCGCCGCGCATACCAGCAGCGTATAAAGCTGGGTGGGATGCACCGGTAGGGAGTGGGCCGCGCCTATCGGAATCAGGCCCCGGTCGGCCTGCACCAGGTAGGGCAGGGTATCGGGGCGGTAGGTAACGCCCCAACTGCTGGCGGTAGGGTGGCCAAAGCAGCAACCCGTAATCAGGCAGCCCACGCTTTGCACCATCAGACCCGCGCACATGGGCAAGACGAAGGCATCGAATACGTGCCAGCTGAAGCCGAACGGCCGCCGCAGGGCCAGCAGCGTGAGTGTGCAGGCCACCGCTCCACCCAGCACGGTGCGGGCCTCCGAGGCCGGCCACTGCCCGGTGCCTAGAAACTGCCGCCACTCCGGGCCGGAAAAGGCCAGCATTTTGGTGCCCAGAATAAAGGTTAGGGTGGTGCAGGCAAGCAGCACCAGCCAGGCCCGCATGGGGTAGCCGCGGCGGTGGCCTTCCCACACCAGCCACACCAGGTTTACGGTGAAAGCCAGCACGTAAAATAACGTGTAGGAATCGTAGCTTGCATGGGCCGGTACCATCCAGGAGAGCAGCGGCAGCAGTAGAAAGTTTGGCATCGGGGAGGGAAAGACGGTGGACGGCCGTTGCCCGTAGCGTCGTGCCGGCAACTCAGCCAATCAAGCTACTTGCTTGAGTCCGAACTTACTGAAACCCCGCCGCTCATTCCTTGCCTAAAACAAAAAATAGTAGACTTTGCCTTATAGTTATGCCTGATTCAATGATTTTATTATCAGTAGTTTACCCTGGAATTATAGGATATTTAAATTGCCGATATAAGCTTGCTAACGTGTAAGCTCAGCTCATTAGCCAACCGCTGCTTCAACGGGCCTTCCAGGTTTAGGCCGACTGTTCCGCAGCTGTAGCCGGGGCCTTGCCATACTGCACGATGTTCTCCACCATGCCTTTGAAAATCACGAAGTGAAACGGGACCAGCGAATACCAGTACAGGCGCCCGGCCAGGCCCTGGGGGCGGAAAGCGGCCAGCTGCTCCAGGGTGTGGGAGCCGTCGGCATTGTCGAGGATGCGGAATTGCAGCCAGGCCTCGCCGGGTAGCTTCATTTCGGCATAGAGCAGTAGGCGACGCCCGGCGCGGTCGGCCACCAGTACCCGCCAGAAGTCGAGCGGGTCGCCGGGGTGCAGGCTAGACGGGGAACGGCGGCCCCGGCGCAAGCCCACGCCGCCCACGGCCTTGTCCATAAAGCCCCGCACCCGCCAGAGCCAGTCGACTTTGTACCAGCCTCGTTCCCCGCCGATGCTCCAAATGTTTTGCAAAACCTCCTCCGGGGCCGGGTAAAACGCAGGGCCTGCCGGTCGGTGAGCATGCCGTGCTGCGGAATCTGGACAAAGTCCATGTAGTTTTTCTCGATAACCCCGCTGCTCACCGCGTCGCTCCAGCTGCTGATTACCTCGTTCTGCTCGATGCGGCTGAAGGCCAGGGCCAGGGCGGCCCGGTAGCTCATGCACTGGTGGGGCAGCACCTGGGTAATGCTGCGCTTGAGCGAGACAATCGTGTCGTTGCGCAGGCTTTCCACCAGGCTCTGGGCCAGGGAAAACGTGGTGCGCGTCACCAGATACAGCCACCACGACGAAAGCCGCGGCGTGAGCACCGGTACCGTGACAATGTAGCGCTGGTAGCCCCGTTCAGCGGCTAGGCCCAGTAGCATCTGCTTGTAGGTCAGCACGTCGGGCCCGCCGATATCGAAGGTTTCGCCCAGGCAGTCGGGGTGGTCGAGCACGGCGAGGAGGTAGTGCATCACGTCGCGGATGCCGATGGGCTGGCAGCGGGAGTTAAGCCAGCGGGGCGTCACCATCACGGGCAGCTTTTCCACCAAGTCCCGGATTATCTCAAACGAAGCCGAGCCCGAGCCAATGATAATGCTGGCCCGCAGCACCGTGACGGTGGCTTGCCGGGCCGTGCGCAGCACCTTTTCCACTGCCTTGCGGGAGCGGAGGTGGGCCGACAGGTTCCGGTCGTTGGCAATGCCGCTGAGGTAAATTACCTGCCGGGCGGTGGTTTGGGCGAGGTAATCGGTGAAGTGGCGGGCAGAAAGCTGCTCGGCGCGGAAAAAGTCTTGGTCGTGCCCGCTCATGGAGTGCACCAGGTAATAAGCCGCCTCAATGTCGCGGGGCAGACTGTGCAGGCTCTCGGGCTGCAGCAGGTCGCAGGCGGCCACCGTTACCTTGGCCAGTAGCCACTCAGGCAGCTCGAAGCGACGTGGGTCGCGCACCAGGCACACCACCTCATGGCCGGCTTCCACCAGCAGGGGCAACAGCCGGCGGCCAATGTAGCCGTTGGCACCAGTGAGCAGGATTTTCATAGGGCGGGGCTAGATGGAGGACGGAGTACTCAACTACAACCCCGGCGGCGGGCTTTGGTTAGAGCTAGCGGCCCGGGCTTTCCGGCTACCTTTGCATTTCCTGCTTTTCTCTGCTCCCCCGTTATGCCCGCTTTGCTTTCTTCCCGTGTCTGGCTTTGGTTATTTGTTCTGGCGCTGGGCGCGGGCCTGCTGGTAGGCCTAGGCAGCTGGGGCGTGGTAGAAAGCAGTGAGGCCCGCTACGCCGAAATCAGCCGGGAAATGCTGGCCTCCGGCGACTGGCTGCACCCGCGTCTGCTCGGGATTCAGCACTTTCACAAGCCCCCGTGACGTACTGGCTGACGGCGGCCGGCATTGCCGCCTTTGGGCCCACAGCCCTGGGGGTGCGGGTGCCGGCGGTGCTGGCCGTGCTGGCCCAGGTGGTGCTGGTGTTTGGGCTGGGCAAGCTGCTGTTTCGGGGAGATGCCCGCCACGCCCTGGCCGCGGCCATTCTCTACGGCACCTTTCCCGTGGTGCTGATTTCGGCCCTCAACGTCACCACCGATGCCTACCTGATGCTCTGGGAATTGCTGGCGGCCTATGGCATATTGCGCTACCTGCACGGGGCGGCTGGCGGTGGTTTTACCTGTTTTGGGTGGGCCTGGGCTTGGCCTTTCTTACCAAAGGGCCCGTGGGCGCAGTGCTGCCGCTGATGGTCGTGGCCGGTCATTATTTCCGGCAGGCTCAGCCCCGGCGGCCTTTTACGGTGCACCACGTCCTGGGGCTGGCGCTGCTGCTGGGCATCGGGCTGAGCTGGTATCTGTATCTGGTGGCCGAAAACAAGGCTTTTCTCGACTATTTCCTGTGGAAGCAGACGGCCGAGCGGTTTGCCAACGCCGACGCCTTCAAGCGGGCCAAGCCGTGGTGGTTTTACCTGGTGCTGGTGCCCGTGGGCAGCCTGCCCTGGATAGTGGCCCTGCTGGTGCAGGCCGGGCGCACGCGCTGGACCGCCGTGCCCCGGCAGTGGCGCAACGTGCTCATTTTCTGGGTGCTGGTGCCGCTGGTGTTTTTCTCGTTGGCCAAGTCCAAGCTGCTGCTTTACCTGCTGCCTATTTTTCCCGGCCTGGCCCTGCTCACGGTCTACTACCTGGGTCAGCTGACCGACGCCGTCCTATACCGCTGGTACGTGGTGATGAGCGGGGTGCTGGCCTTGCTGATGGCCGGGCTCTGTATGCTGCCGGCCTTATCCGTGGCACTAGGCATAACGCTGGAAATCAAACCGCTGACCTCCTTATGGCCCGCTGCCGGCATCGTGGCGCTGGTGCTGCAGCAAATGCTCTGGACCCAGGTGCGGGTGGCGCCCCGGCTGCTGGCTCTCACCGTTATTTTCACCCTCACGCTGCTGCTCACCGCCAAGCCCCTGCTCCACCAAAACCAGCTGGCGGCCAGCAGTACGAGCCCGGTGGCTCAGTGGCTGCAGGAGCATCACCTCGACCAGGGCCAGGTGCTGGTCTACGACGAAATGCTGCCTTCCCTGTCGTTTGAGCTTAATAAAACGCTCATCACCTTGCAGCACGACAACGACGACATCAAGCGCGAAACGCAGTTTGAAACCGATACAAGCTGGCAGAAGCTGCTGGTCGACATGAACGACCCGGCTCAGCAGCCCTACCTCAAAAGCCTGCTCACCCAGCACCCGGTCCTGGTAGTGAAAGGCGAGCTGGAAGACTTCTGGAGCTGGATGCTGCCCTACTTTCCCCAGCACGAGCACCTCGGTCCCTGGACCGTCTACTACAGCGGCTGGAAATAGGAGTAGGTCACCGGGCTCCCTGACAAAACGTCATGCTGAGCTTGCCGAAGCATCTCTACTGTCGAAGTAAAATCAATTACTACTGCGGTAGATATGCTTCGGCAAACTCAGCATGACAGCTGCTTATCTTGATAAAACGAAAATTACCCCACGTACACGGCCTCGGCCTTTTCGCGCAGGTTGTAGTTTGAAGCCATAACCTCGCCGTACGCCCCAGCCGAGCGAATCACGACCAGGTCGCCGCGGCGGGTTTCGGGCATGGCCACTTCCCGGCCGAAGGTGTCGGACGACTCGCAGATGGGGCCTACCACGTCGTAGAGCTGCTTGGAGCCCTGGCTGCTCACGTTCTGAATCTGGTGGTAGCTGCCGTACAAAGCCGGCCGGATCAGCTCGGTCATGCCCGCGTCGAGAATGGCGAAGTTGGTTTGCTGGCTGCGCTTTACGTACAGCACCCGGCTCACCAGCGTCCCACTCTGGGCCACGATGGAGCGGCCCAGCTCCACGTGCACCTGCTGGCCCGGCCGCCGCACCAGGTGCTGCTCGAACATGTGAAAGTAGGCCTCGAAGTCGGGAACTGCCTGGGAGTCGGGGTTGTGGTAGTCAATGCCCAAACCGCCCCCCACGTTGAGGTGGGGAGAGTATGGCCCCGGCCTTCGAGCCAGGTTTGCAGCTCGTTCATTTTGCGGCTCAGTTCCCCGAACACGCTCAGGTTGGTAATCTGGGAGCCAATGTGGGCGTGCAAGCCCACCAGTTCCAGATTCGGCAGGGCGCTGAGCTGGTCGATAACGCCACCCAGGTCATTCAGACTTATGCCGAACTTGTTGGCTTCCAGACCCGTGGTAATGTAGTGGTGGGTGTGGGCATCCACGTTGGGGTTGATGCGCAAGGCCACCCGGGCCCGGCGGCCCTGGGCTCCGGCCAGCTCGTTGAGCACGGCCAGTTCCTCCACCGACTCAGCATTGAAGCACCAGATGTCGGCGGCCAGGGCCAGGTTTATTTCCGCATCCGACTTGCCTACGCCGGCAAAAACTACGTCCTGGGGCGCAAAGCCGGTGTCCAGAGCGCGGTGCACCTCGGGGCCGCTTACGCAGTCGGCACCCAGGCCGTGCTGGCGGATTCGCTCCAGAATGGGGGCATTGGCGTTGGCCTTCAGGGCGTAGTGCACGTGAATGCCGCGGGAGCGGGCGGCCTGCTGTACTGCCGTAAGGGTCTGATCCAGCAAGGCTAGGTCGTAGAGGTAAAAGGGCGTGGGCCGCGTGGCGGCGTCTGCCGGAAGAGCAAAACTCATGTACTAACTATTAAAAGAACTACCCCGCAAAACCCGGGTGGAAAACCTTATTGCACTACCGCCCGCTGCTGAAACAGGCCTTCGTTGAGCGCCTGCAAAGCCCGCTTTTTGTTGCTGGTATGAATCAGAATGCTGATGTTGTTGGGCGAGCCGCCGTAGGAAATCATGCGCAGCGGAATGTCCTTCAGGGCGTTGAAAACCAGCCAGGCCGAGCCATTGTTTTCCTGAATCAGGTTGCCCACCAGGCACACAATGGTTTGCTGCTCATCTACTTCCACGGTGCCAAAGCTGCGCAGATCTTCCAGGATTTCCGCCAGGTGCGTCGCGTCGTCAATGGTCAGCGACACGGCTACTTCCGAGGTCGTAATCATGTCGATGGGCGTGCGGTAGCGCTCAAATACCTCGAACACGCTGCGCAAAAAGCCGTGGGCCAGCAGCATCCGGCTCGACTTGATCTTGATGGCCACCAGGCCGTCCTTGGCGGCTACGGCCTTGATGGCCTCGTTGCCGGTGCGGGTCGAAATCAGGGTGCCGGGCGCTTCGGGCTGCATCGTGTTGAGCAACCGCACCGGAATGCCGTGCTTGGCCGCGGGCAGAATCGAGCTGGGGTGCAGAATCTTGGCCCCGAAATACGCCAGCTCGGCCGCCTCGTCAAACGACAGCTCCCGAATCGGGTAGGTGCCTTCCACTACGCGCGGGTCGTTGTTGTGCAGCCCGTCGATGTCGGTCCAGATCTGGATTTCCTCGGCGTGGGCCGCGGCTCCAATCAGCGAGGCGGAGTAGTCGGAGCCCCCGCGCTTGAGGTTGTCGATGTCGCCGTTGGCATTGCGGCAGATGTAGCCCTGGGTGATAAACAGCTGCTGACCGGCGTGCGGGGCCAATACCTGGGCCAGGTGCTCCTCGATAAAGTCGCCGTCGGGCTCGTCGTTTTTGTCGAGGCGCATGAAGTCCAGGGCCGGCAGCAGCACGGCTTCCTCGCCCAGCACGCGGGTGTAGTAGCGGTGAAACAGCAGGGTACTCAGCAGCTCACCCTGGGCCAGAATGACCCGCTCCCCGGAAGCCGACAGTGGGTAGCGCGTCAGGTTGAAGATGGTTTTGAAGGCCGTATCGAGGTGGCTGATAGCCTCATTGGCAACTTCCGCGTCGGGGAGCAGCTCCCGGGCCACAATCAGGTAGTGCTGGCGCAGAATCTCGGTCTGGTAGGTGGCCGCCGTGGTTTCGCCCTCATACAGCAGCTTGGCAATGTTGACCAAGGCATTGGTCGTGCCCGACATGGCCGAGAGCACAATGATGCGGGGCTCCGAGCCCTGGATAAGTGCGGGCAAAGCGCGCATGCGCTCAGCTGAACCGACGGAGGTGCCGCCAAACTTTAAAACTTTCATCAGTGAAAAACGGGGTTAACCAAAAAATGAACGGGGCGGAGAGGCTGGTAGGAGAAGCACAAACAAAAAGCGCCGGTCTGGGGAAGACCGGCGCTTGATGCTTATGGGGAGGGTAGCATGAAGAAGTGCGACGGTCAGGTCGAGGGCCGTTTGAAGCATTTCTTCAGCATCACGTTTTTGGCTTCCATTGGCTTGGCCACGGCGGTACGGCCAGCCGAAGCCACCGAAAATGCCGAAGAAAAGCCAAAGTAAAACGTGTTCATGTGCAGAAAAGGGGAGCAGCGGAGTACCGCTGGCAGGTATTAACGGCTGCAAGTACGGGCAGGATTTGGAAATAATCTACATCCCGGCCCTAAATTTTCTTATCCTGGCAACAGAAGCAGATTCCAAGACGCAAAGTTAGCTTTGCCCGCCCTAGGCCTGGCTTCATCAAAACAGCCGGGCCGGTTGCCACCTCCGCTTTCCGCTTTTCGATGCCCGACTGGAAAAATCCGCAATACCTGCTGGCCGGTAACGCCCGGCAGCAACGCGCCTACACCATATTGCACGACCTAGCCGTGTGGAGCGTACTGCAAGGCTTTGACCCGATGCTGGCCGGGACCGTGCCGCTGGATATAGACCTGGCCGACAGCGACCTGGATATCATCTGCGAGGTGAAGCCAGGGGCGTGGCTGCCGTTCAAAAGCCTGCTGGCGCAGCACTACGGCCACCTGCCGGAGTTTCGCCTGGCCGAGTTTTCGGTGGGGGCCGGGTCTCCATTGTCTGCGGCTTTCGCGCGGCCGGGGTGGCCGTGGAAGTGTTTGGGCAGAATTTGCCCACCGCCCAGCAAAACGCCGTGCGGCATATGCTGGTGGAACACGCTATTCTGCAGGCTGGCGGCGAGGCGTGGCGGGTAGCGGTGCGCGGTCTTAAGCAGCAAGGCCTGAAAACCGAGCCGGCCTTTGCGCAGCTCTTGGAGTTGACCGGTAACCCATACGAGGCGCTGCTGGAGGTAGAAAGCTGGCCCGCCGAGGTTCTGTGGGAGCGGCTGGCCACCTACCGGCTGCCACCGAATACGTAAGAAAAACGCACAAAGAAGCCCGAACGCACTGCGTTCGGGCCAGCCGTTGCTATACCAGACGTACTTACTGGAAGCTCACCGTGGCCGTATCGTTGGTAAAGCGAATGTCCCGGGTCCGGACTTCGGATTCCTGATCCTGAAAAGTACAGGTGTAGCCGTCAGGCTGGCAGACCCGGTTGGAGGTGACTTTGGTAAACTGGTACACTCGGTCGGGTAGCACCTTGATGGTTTTAGTGAAGGAAATAGCTTGGTTTTTCTTATCCATATCGGTGAAAATGTCACCGTTGAAGATGCCTGTTTCACCCGTCTGGTTGCCGCTGATGAAAGTGAAATAAATATCTGACTTGCCTTTCTTGGTGGTATTGGCTCGAATGGTTACCGTTTTGTAGGGTGTAGCCTTGTAATCAATCTGGTTGTGTTGGCCGGCTTTCACGTCCTCGCCAAGCTCGAAGCTGCTTACCATATAGTCCGGAGTGGAAGCCGGGCGCAGCGAGTAGCTGCCGGTGGTTAGGGCGTTGAAGGCCACTTTGTAGTTGCCGCTGGCGTCGGTAATAGCGTTGGTAACCGAGTCTATGCGGGACCCCATGCATAGCCAGCAGCCCTGGGTTCGGTCCACCTCCAGCCGTATTCCCGCCACCGGCTGGGCGGTGTACTTGTTGGTTATAGTGCCCTCTACCACGGTGTAGACCTCCTTGTTCTTCGAGCAGGCCAGGGTCGTTAGCAGCAGCACCACGCCGCCCAACACTCGGGTTGGTAACGTATTCATCGGCATAAGCAGGATAAGTAAATGATTGGACATACACCCCAGCAGCCGGCCGCGGCACTCAAGCCACGCCGGCAACCACGTAGTAGACCCACAAAATCTACTGAGGGTTGTCAGGCACGCTGATTTTATCAATTAACCAGCGGCCATCGGCTTGCTGCGAAAGGTCGAAGTCTAGGCCGGCCTGGTAAGTTTCGTGCTGGGGGCCGCGGACCTGTACGTGGGCGTGCGCGCCTTGCTGCTGGGTAACGATAAACTTGCCGGCCTGTAAATCGGTGGCGGTTTCCTCGGCTTCCTGGGTCAGGAGCAGAAAGTCGTAGTCGAAGCCGGCGGGCGGACCGTCGTTTTGCGGGTGCAGGCGCAGCGTGTCGTCGTAGCGGCGGAAGTAGGCTCGCCACTGAGCCAGGTAGGCCGGCGAAACCGTGCCACTTTGCTGCACGGCCCGCAGCCATTCCTCTGTACCAGGAAAGTCGACGGCGTAGAACTTGGTCGAGTCCGAGGCCTCTGAATTCAACACGAAGTTGCCGGGCAGGCTGTCGGCCTTCTGAATATACCAGGTCACAAACCGCCGCACGGTTTGGGCAGGCGCCGGCTCGGTTGCCGGAGTCGTACTGGCCGCCGCGGGGCTGGGCGGCAACGCCTGCGCCGTTTCCGGGGCCGATGCTGGCCCGTTGCAGGCAACTACGCCGGCCAGTACAACACTGTATAGCAGCTTTTTCATCAAGAACAGACGAAGGGTAACTGGTTACCGTACGGGCTTGGGAATGACCGGCAGGCTCTCGTGGCCTTCGGCATCTACGGAGGCTACGCCGAAGATGAAGTTGTCCTTGCTGTGGGGCAAATCGGCGGTGGTGGTCGTGACGGGGAAGCGCTGCTGCCACACCGGGGAGGAGGTTTCGCGCATCAAAACCACGTAGCTGGCGGGCTTCTCACCCACTTTAGGCGCGTCCCATTTGAGCTCGGTGCGGTTGGTGAGCTTGGCCGTGAGCACGCCCACATTTTCGGGGCACTGGGAGCCAGGGCCAGACTGGCCATGGTCGCCAGGTTTACGCCGGTGTTTTTGCGCAGGTACTCGTAGTCCACAAACTCGGGCAGGTCACCGTACTGAATGTTGTTTTCGGTGCGCAAATCCTGGTGCTGGTGGTTGAAGTTCTCGTTGACCTCGGTGTAGCGCACGGCGGCAAAGCCCTGCTGGTTGAAGGGCGTATGGTCGCCGCC belongs to Hymenobacter cellulosilyticus and includes:
- a CDS encoding carboxypeptidase-like regulatory domain-containing protein, with product MNTLPTRVLGGVVLLLTTLACSKNKEVYTVVEGTITNKYTAQPVAGIRLEVDRTQGCWLCMGSRIDSVTNAITDASGNYKVAFNALTTGSYSLRPASTPDYMVSSFELGEDVKAGQHNQIDYKATPYKTVTIRANTTKKGKSDIYFTFISGNQTGETGIFNGDIFTDMDKKNQAISFTKTIKVLPDRVYQFTKVTSNRVCQPDGYTCTFQDQESEVRTRDIRFTNDTATVSFQ